One Amycolatopsis tolypomycina DNA segment encodes these proteins:
- a CDS encoding TIGR03086 family metal-binding protein: protein MTVPALRPFRAEIPQSALDDLQNRLRGALWPDDLPAEYGVTNERVRGLAEYWLEKFDWRAFEARLNAYPQFVTEIDGENIHFLHVRSSRPDATPLVLTHGWPGSIVEYLDVIGPLTEPASADEPAFHLVIPSLPGFGFSGPTRSAGWGTHRTAAAWTELMSRLGYEKYGAVGNDGGSMVSPEIGRLVPEKVVGVHVTQLFSFPSGDPAEMADLSEADQAALAHLQWFYENMFSFNTLHSQQPHTLAFALADSPLGLLAWNAQLFGEHLDPEFVLANVALYWLTRTAGSSIRFYYENEHAKAQPEGPTTVPTALAMFAGDFQSIRRFAERDHANIVSWNTYDVTASSGGPRDAAGHYAAHEATEVLVADIRGFFAGLTQQQSWPVLAASHQALRAAVAGVTDWTAPTPCAEWNVTQVLQHAAGDQLGYAAAITGTGGPDFNPFAPSGSLPGAPSEFLEPTLAAASAAFATVAPNAPAVPTPLPQGALPAEVAAGAAALDAAVHAWDIAVATGQQSPLTPELAGQLLPVAHQLAEPLRGFAYAPALEDTPEDDAVATLLRYLGRNPLWTA from the coding sequence ATGACGGTCCCCGCCCTCCGCCCGTTCCGCGCCGAGATCCCCCAGTCCGCCCTGGACGACCTGCAGAACCGCCTGCGCGGCGCGCTGTGGCCGGACGACCTGCCCGCCGAGTACGGCGTCACGAACGAGCGGGTCCGCGGGCTGGCCGAGTACTGGCTGGAGAAGTTCGACTGGCGGGCGTTCGAGGCGCGGCTCAACGCGTACCCGCAGTTCGTCACCGAGATCGACGGCGAGAACATCCACTTCCTGCACGTCCGCTCGTCGCGGCCGGACGCGACGCCGCTGGTGCTGACCCACGGCTGGCCCGGCTCGATCGTCGAGTACCTCGACGTGATCGGCCCGCTGACCGAGCCGGCATCGGCCGACGAGCCGGCGTTCCACCTGGTCATCCCGTCCCTGCCGGGCTTCGGCTTCTCGGGCCCGACCCGCTCGGCGGGCTGGGGCACGCACCGCACGGCGGCGGCGTGGACCGAGCTGATGAGCCGGCTGGGCTACGAGAAGTACGGCGCGGTGGGCAACGACGGCGGATCGATGGTCTCGCCGGAGATCGGCAGGCTCGTGCCGGAGAAGGTCGTCGGGGTGCACGTCACGCAGCTGTTCTCGTTCCCGTCCGGCGACCCGGCCGAGATGGCGGACCTGAGCGAAGCCGACCAGGCCGCGCTCGCGCACCTGCAGTGGTTCTACGAGAACATGTTCTCCTTCAACACGCTGCACAGCCAGCAGCCGCACACGCTGGCGTTCGCGCTGGCGGACTCGCCGCTGGGGCTGCTGGCGTGGAACGCCCAGCTGTTCGGCGAGCACCTCGACCCGGAGTTCGTGCTGGCGAACGTGGCGCTGTACTGGCTGACCCGCACGGCAGGCTCGTCGATCCGCTTCTACTACGAAAACGAGCACGCGAAGGCCCAGCCCGAAGGCCCGACGACGGTCCCGACGGCCCTGGCCATGTTCGCGGGCGACTTCCAGTCGATCCGCCGTTTCGCCGAGCGCGACCACGCGAACATCGTCAGCTGGAACACCTACGACGTGACGGCGAGTTCGGGCGGCCCCCGCGACGCGGCGGGCCACTACGCGGCCCACGAGGCCACGGAGGTCCTGGTGGCCGACATCCGCGGGTTCTTCGCCGGCCTGACGCAGCAGCAGAGCTGGCCGGTGCTCGCCGCCTCCCACCAGGCCCTGCGGGCGGCCGTCGCGGGAGTGACGGACTGGACGGCCCCGACACCGTGCGCGGAGTGGAACGTCACCCAGGTCCTCCAGCACGCAGCAGGCGACCAGCTCGGCTACGCGGCGGCGATCACCGGAACGGGCGGCCCGGACTTCAACCCGTTCGCCCCCTCGGGTTCCCTGCCGGGCGCCCCGTCGGAGTTCCTGGAGCCCACGCTGGCCGCGGCATCGGCGGCGTTCGCCACGGTGGCACCGAACGCACCCGCCGTCCCGACGCCGTTGCCCCAGGGAGCCCTCCCGGCGGAGGTGGCAGCAGGAGCGGCAGCCCTGGACGCGGCGGTCCACGCCTGGGACATCGCAGTGGCCACGGGCCAGCAATCCCCCCTGACCCCCGAGCTGGCCGGCCAGCTCCTCCCGGTAGCACACCAGCTGGCCGAGCCCCTGCGCGGCTTCGCCTACGCCCCGGCCCTGGAGGACACCCCCGAGGACGACGCGGTGGCCACGCTGCTCCGCTACCTGGGCCGCAATCCACTGTGGACCGCCTGA
- a CDS encoding SDR family NAD(P)-dependent oxidoreductase encodes MLAVLGVGPGLGLSVARRFGREGFTTALVSRSDARHADYRASLSGVRALTYTADVTDESRLRDVLVRITADAGELDTVYFGPADATGGGGITPLTEAGAGTLRATFDSIVAPAAQLVEAVLPGMLARGSGSLLFAGGLSGKYPMPMLGSLAPASAALRMYVLTLHAALQGTGVHAGLLTIGGLIERGDIHRVFTAQDHGFEVGTLDPDDIADRAWTLYTEREAEAEFNAMAAV; translated from the coding sequence GTGCTCGCCGTCCTGGGCGTCGGCCCCGGGCTCGGCCTGTCGGTCGCCCGCCGGTTCGGCCGCGAAGGCTTCACGACGGCGCTGGTTTCCCGCAGCGACGCCCGGCACGCGGACTACCGTGCGTCGCTGTCCGGGGTCCGCGCCCTCACCTACACGGCCGATGTCACCGACGAATCCCGGCTCCGCGACGTGCTCGTCCGCATCACCGCCGACGCCGGAGAGCTCGACACGGTGTACTTCGGGCCGGCCGACGCCACCGGCGGTGGCGGGATCACGCCCCTCACCGAAGCCGGCGCCGGCACCCTGCGCGCGACGTTCGACTCGATCGTCGCCCCGGCGGCGCAGCTGGTCGAAGCCGTGCTGCCCGGCATGCTGGCGCGCGGCTCGGGTTCGCTGCTGTTCGCCGGCGGCCTGAGCGGCAAGTACCCGATGCCGATGCTCGGCAGCCTGGCCCCGGCGTCGGCGGCGCTGCGGATGTACGTCCTCACGCTGCACGCGGCCCTGCAGGGCACCGGCGTCCACGCCGGGCTCCTGACCATCGGCGGCCTCATCGAGCGCGGCGACATCCACCGCGTGTTCACCGCGCAGGACCACGGCTTCGAGGTGGGCACGCTCGACCCGGACGACATCGCCGACCGGGCGTGGACGCTCTACACCGAGCGGGAAGCCGAAGCCGAGTTCAACGCGATGGCGGCGGTCTAG
- a CDS encoding cytochrome P450 has translation MTAVYPAEKDHPAVPMGEVYAGHPPVSRIAFPSGHEGWLVTRYEDVRTVFSDPRFSRNLLYPGAPCLIEPGDFSTGEHSILNMDPPDHTRLRRLSAQAFTVRRIAAFRPRIEQIADELLTAMIAHGPPADLAEEFAFPLPTLVMCELLGVPFSGRERFRRWSRVIVTPMQHAPADVEQARRDGAEDMGALVAEKRARPADDFLSALVHARDEDGDRLTEPELIDLATQLLLAGHETTVSLIGCGVVLLCRHPEQLAALRADASLTPGAIEEIMRFDGPVDSSLLRVALEDVTLSGVLVRRGEAVLAHVGAANRDENAFPSAAEFDIRRKDAQQLGFGYGIHFCLGAALARLEGEIALRALVERLPGLALAVPAEEIAWRPPLSVRGPEEVPVTWSA, from the coding sequence ATGACCGCTGTGTATCCCGCCGAGAAGGACCATCCCGCCGTCCCGATGGGGGAGGTCTACGCCGGGCACCCGCCGGTGTCCCGGATCGCGTTCCCCAGCGGGCACGAGGGCTGGCTGGTGACGCGCTACGAAGACGTCCGGACGGTGTTTTCCGACCCGCGGTTCAGCCGCAACCTGCTGTACCCGGGCGCGCCGTGCCTCATCGAGCCGGGTGATTTCTCGACCGGCGAGCACAGCATCCTCAACATGGACCCGCCCGACCACACCCGCCTGCGGCGGCTGTCGGCGCAGGCGTTCACGGTCCGCCGGATCGCCGCGTTCCGGCCCCGGATCGAGCAGATCGCCGACGAGCTCCTGACGGCGATGATCGCCCACGGCCCGCCGGCGGACCTGGCCGAGGAGTTCGCCTTCCCGCTGCCGACGCTCGTGATGTGCGAGCTGCTCGGCGTCCCGTTCTCCGGGCGCGAGCGGTTCCGCCGGTGGTCCCGCGTGATCGTGACCCCGATGCAGCACGCCCCGGCCGACGTCGAGCAGGCCCGCCGCGACGGCGCGGAGGACATGGGAGCGCTGGTGGCGGAGAAGCGGGCCCGCCCGGCGGACGACTTCCTGAGCGCACTGGTGCACGCCAGGGACGAGGACGGCGACCGCCTCACCGAGCCGGAGCTGATCGACCTCGCCACGCAACTGCTGCTGGCGGGCCACGAGACGACGGTGAGCCTGATCGGCTGCGGAGTGGTCCTGCTGTGCCGGCACCCGGAGCAGCTGGCGGCGTTGCGCGCGGACGCCTCGCTGACGCCGGGCGCGATCGAGGAGATCATGCGCTTCGACGGCCCGGTCGACTCGTCGTTGCTGCGGGTGGCGCTGGAGGACGTGACGCTGAGCGGGGTCCTGGTCCGCCGTGGCGAGGCGGTACTGGCCCACGTCGGAGCGGCGAACCGCGACGAGAACGCGTTCCCGTCGGCGGCCGAGTTCGACATCCGCCGCAAGGACGCGCAGCAGCTGGGCTTCGGGTACGGAATCCACTTCTGCCTGGGTGCGGCCCTGGCGCGACTGGAGGGCGAGATAGCGCTACGGGCCCTGGTGGAGCGGCTGCCGGGGCTGGCGTTGGCGGTACCGGCGGAGGAGATCGCCTGGCGGCCGCCGCTGTCGGTGCGGGGGCCGGAGGAGGTGCCGGTGACCTGGTCGGCCTGA
- the kstD gene encoding 3-oxosteroid 1-dehydrogenase: protein MDADLTRRQLLRGSAAGVGLAVTAGLASPAAAAPLGEYDVVVVGSGAAGMTAALTAAKRGLSVVVLEKAPTFGGSAARSGAGIWIPNNQVLLAAGVPDTPAKAAQYLAAVVGPDVPAARQDAFLRHGPAMLSFVMANSPLRFRFMDGYSDYYPELPGGLPGGRSIEPDVLDGRLLGAELANLNPPYLATPAGLVVFSADYKWLNLALVNAKGAAVAAECLARGTAAALAGQKPLTMGQSLAAGLRVGLLRANVPVLLNTPLVDLNVEDGAVTGVLTPTGLVRARRGVIVGSGGFEHNAAMRAQYQRQPIGTDWTVGAKENTGDGHRAGQRAGAALDLMDDAWWGPAIPTPGDPYFCLAERTLPGGLIVNQAGQRFVNEAAPYSDVVHTMYDKNPTAPDIPAWLIVDQNYRNRYLFRDIAPLLPFPDAWYAAGAVFKASTLPDLATRIGVPAAALKSTVDRFNGFARSGVDTEFRRGASAYDHYYTDPAVTPNSCLAPLASAPYYALRLVPGDLGTKGGMRTDARARVLRPDGSVIRGLYAAGNASAAVMGHSYAGAGSTIGPAMTFGYIAANDV, encoded by the coding sequence ATGGATGCCGACCTGACCCGCCGTCAGCTCCTCCGCGGCAGCGCCGCCGGGGTGGGCCTCGCCGTCACCGCCGGGCTTGCGTCCCCGGCGGCCGCGGCGCCGCTCGGCGAGTACGACGTTGTCGTCGTCGGGTCCGGGGCCGCCGGCATGACCGCCGCGCTCACCGCGGCCAAGCGCGGGCTGAGCGTCGTCGTCCTCGAAAAGGCGCCCACCTTCGGTGGTTCCGCCGCGCGGTCCGGGGCCGGGATCTGGATCCCCAACAACCAGGTGCTGCTCGCCGCCGGCGTGCCCGACACGCCCGCCAAGGCCGCGCAGTACCTCGCCGCCGTCGTCGGGCCGGATGTCCCGGCCGCGCGGCAGGATGCCTTCCTGCGCCACGGCCCGGCCATGCTCTCCTTCGTCATGGCCAACAGCCCGCTGCGGTTCCGCTTCATGGACGGCTACTCCGACTACTACCCGGAGCTCCCCGGCGGGCTGCCGGGCGGCCGGTCGATCGAGCCGGACGTGCTCGACGGCCGCCTGCTGGGCGCCGAACTGGCCAACCTGAACCCGCCCTACCTCGCCACGCCGGCCGGGCTCGTCGTCTTCAGCGCCGACTACAAGTGGCTGAACCTCGCACTGGTGAACGCCAAGGGCGCCGCCGTCGCCGCGGAGTGTCTCGCCCGCGGCACCGCGGCCGCGCTGGCCGGGCAGAAGCCGCTCACCATGGGGCAGTCGCTCGCCGCCGGGCTGCGCGTCGGCCTGCTCCGGGCGAACGTCCCGGTGCTGCTGAACACCCCGCTCGTCGACCTGAACGTCGAAGACGGCGCGGTCACCGGTGTCCTGACACCGACCGGGCTGGTGCGGGCGCGGCGCGGCGTGATCGTCGGCTCCGGCGGGTTCGAGCACAACGCCGCCATGCGCGCGCAGTACCAGCGGCAGCCGATCGGCACCGACTGGACCGTCGGCGCGAAGGAGAACACCGGCGACGGCCACCGCGCCGGGCAGCGGGCCGGCGCCGCCCTCGACCTGATGGACGACGCCTGGTGGGGCCCGGCCATCCCGACCCCCGGCGACCCGTACTTCTGCCTGGCCGAACGGACCCTGCCCGGCGGGCTGATCGTGAACCAGGCCGGGCAGCGGTTCGTCAACGAAGCCGCGCCCTACAGCGACGTCGTGCACACCATGTACGACAAGAACCCGACGGCCCCCGACATCCCGGCGTGGCTGATCGTCGACCAGAACTACCGCAACCGGTACCTGTTCCGCGACATCGCGCCGCTGCTGCCGTTCCCGGACGCCTGGTACGCCGCCGGCGCGGTGTTCAAGGCGTCGACGCTGCCGGACCTCGCCACGCGGATCGGCGTCCCGGCGGCCGCCTTGAAGTCCACTGTGGACCGATTCAACGGCTTCGCGCGGTCCGGTGTGGACACCGAGTTCCGGCGCGGCGCGAGTGCGTACGACCACTACTACACGGACCCGGCGGTGACGCCCAACTCGTGCCTGGCCCCGCTGGCGAGCGCACCGTACTACGCGCTGCGGCTCGTCCCCGGCGACCTCGGCACGAAGGGCGGCATGCGCACCGACGCCCGGGCGCGGGTGCTCCGCCCGGACGGCTCCGTGATCCGCGGCCTGTACGCGGCAGGCAACGCGAGCGCGGCGGTGATGGGCCACAGCTACGCCGGCGCCGGGTCGACCATCGGCCCGGCGATGACGTTCGGCTACATCGCCGCGAACGACGTCTAG
- a CDS encoding TetR/AcrR family transcriptional regulator translates to MSETAALPGRRGQAARNNILILDAARHVFLGDPKAPISQVAERAGVGISALYRRYPSKEILLRHICHDGLLLYIGEAEVAAEEPDGWAALTGFLARVVEHDVHSLTVHLAGTFTPTPEMGQDARRAGELTKKLVERAHETGRLRPDAVPEDIGMILECCAAIRVDGDPDRTLELRNRYLALLIEGLSAKGPDLPGPPPRPGEMNGRWRPS, encoded by the coding sequence ATGAGTGAGACAGCCGCCCTGCCCGGCCGCCGCGGCCAGGCCGCCCGCAACAACATCCTCATCCTCGACGCCGCCCGCCACGTCTTCCTCGGCGATCCGAAGGCGCCGATCTCGCAGGTGGCCGAGCGCGCCGGCGTCGGCATCAGCGCGCTCTACCGCCGGTACCCGAGCAAGGAGATCCTGCTCCGCCACATCTGCCACGACGGGCTCCTGCTCTACATCGGCGAAGCCGAGGTCGCCGCGGAGGAGCCGGACGGCTGGGCGGCGCTCACCGGGTTCCTCGCCCGGGTCGTCGAGCACGACGTGCACTCGCTGACCGTCCACCTCGCCGGCACGTTCACCCCCACCCCCGAGATGGGCCAGGACGCGCGCCGCGCGGGCGAGCTCACGAAGAAGCTGGTCGAGCGCGCGCACGAAACCGGGCGGCTGCGCCCGGACGCCGTCCCCGAGGACATCGGCATGATCCTCGAGTGCTGCGCCGCCATCCGCGTCGACGGCGACCCGGACCGCACGCTCGAGCTGCGCAACCGGTACCTCGCCCTGCTCATCGAGGGTTTGTCGGCGAAAGGCCCCGATTTGCCGGGCCCGCCGCCCCGCCCGGGTGAGATGAACGGCCGCTGGCGTCCCTCCTGA
- a CDS encoding 6-phospho-beta-glucosidase, which produces MRLAILGGGGFRVPLVHGALLDGGGVTELVLHDVDAGRLAAVERVLAEQAAGVAAAPRVRTTTDLRAALSDVDFVFSAIRVGGLRGRRLDEQIAHAEGVLGQETAGAGGIAYGLRTVPVAVALARLVGELAPRAWVINFTNPAGLVTEAMAAHLGGRVIGICDSPAGLCRRVARALGIDAKTAKFDYAGLNHLGWLRSVRVGGEDVLPRLLADTAACESFEEGKLFGADWLRTLGAVPNEYLHYYYFAREAAGAESRGAFLLEQQRDFYASPSLASWERTRLEREATYMAESREGERDDLEGGGYEKVALALMRALAHGERTTLILNVRNGSALPGVPGDAVVEVPCEVGTGGARPLATAPLADHALGLVTTVKAVERAVLEAATTGSRAAALRAFALHPLVGSVPVARRLLDAYVAAHPELAYLG; this is translated from the coding sequence ATGAGGCTGGCGATCCTCGGCGGCGGCGGGTTCCGCGTGCCGCTGGTGCACGGCGCGCTGCTCGACGGCGGCGGGGTCACCGAGCTCGTCCTGCACGACGTCGACGCCGGGCGCCTCGCGGCGGTCGAACGGGTACTGGCCGAGCAGGCCGCCGGGGTCGCGGCCGCGCCGCGCGTGCGCACCACCACCGACCTGCGGGCCGCACTGTCCGATGTGGATTTCGTGTTCTCGGCCATCCGCGTCGGCGGGCTGCGCGGACGGCGGCTCGACGAGCAGATCGCGCACGCGGAAGGCGTGCTGGGCCAGGAAACGGCCGGCGCGGGCGGGATCGCCTACGGGCTGCGGACGGTCCCGGTCGCCGTCGCCCTCGCGCGGCTGGTCGGCGAGCTGGCGCCGCGCGCGTGGGTCATCAACTTCACCAACCCGGCGGGGCTGGTCACCGAGGCGATGGCCGCGCACCTCGGCGGCCGGGTGATCGGCATCTGCGACTCGCCGGCCGGGCTGTGCCGCCGCGTCGCCCGGGCCCTCGGGATCGACGCGAAGACGGCGAAGTTCGACTACGCGGGCCTGAACCACCTCGGCTGGCTGCGCTCGGTCCGCGTCGGCGGCGAGGACGTCCTGCCGCGGCTGCTCGCCGACACCGCCGCGTGCGAGTCGTTCGAAGAGGGGAAGCTCTTCGGCGCGGACTGGCTGCGCACGCTCGGCGCCGTTCCGAACGAATACCTGCACTACTACTACTTCGCCCGCGAAGCCGCCGGAGCGGAGTCGCGCGGAGCGTTCCTGCTGGAGCAGCAACGCGATTTCTACGCTTCACCCTCACTGGCGTCGTGGGAACGCACGCGCCTGGAGCGCGAAGCGACGTACATGGCCGAATCGCGCGAAGGTGAGCGAGACGATCTCGAGGGTGGCGGCTACGAGAAGGTCGCGCTGGCCCTGATGCGGGCCCTCGCGCACGGCGAGCGCACGACGCTGATCCTCAACGTCCGCAACGGCTCCGCGCTCCCGGGCGTGCCCGGGGACGCGGTCGTCGAGGTGCCGTGCGAGGTCGGCACCGGCGGCGCCCGCCCGCTCGCCACCGCGCCGCTGGCGGACCACGCGCTCGGCCTGGTGACGACGGTCAAGGCCGTCGAGCGGGCGGTGCTCGAAGCGGCGACGACGGGTTCGCGGGCGGCGGCGCTGCGGGCGTTCGCGCTGCACCCGCTGGTCGGCTCGGTGCCGGTCGCCCGGCGGCTGCTCGACGCCTACGTCGCCGCGCACCCGGAACTCGCCTACCTCGGCTAG
- a CDS encoding Glu/Leu/Phe/Val dehydrogenase dimerization domain-containing protein: protein MTETALLEVAWTDPVTGCRGYLVIDRLVRGVASGGLRMRRGCSLFEVRGLARGMTLKEGLNYDPDGRYIPLGGAKGGIDFDPYDERARDVVARYLHAMRPLIEQYWTMGEDLGLRQDVIDGVIAEIGLLSPVQAIYPLLEDREEATARLADALRMEVGGLGLDELVGGLGVAQATLTGLEMLGLENQPNRVVLQGFGAMGGATARFLADAGLRVVGVSDVRGVVANPDGLDVENLLRHRDRFGGIDRDNLKPGDELLPPEAWLDVPCEVLVPAAISYCVDADNQAKIGAQLIVEAANLPVTPDAEELLDARGIRVIPDFVANSATNSWWWWTLFGDVGADAEEAFGKVRARMRALVTSMFEVATLDGLSLRAAALQLSEKNLEAIQARFG, encoded by the coding sequence ATGACCGAAACAGCCTTGCTCGAGGTGGCGTGGACCGATCCCGTCACCGGGTGCCGCGGGTACCTGGTGATCGACCGGCTCGTGCGCGGCGTGGCCAGCGGGGGCCTGCGCATGCGCCGCGGCTGCTCGCTGTTCGAGGTCCGCGGCCTGGCCCGCGGCATGACGCTCAAGGAAGGCCTCAACTACGACCCCGACGGCCGCTACATCCCGCTCGGCGGTGCCAAGGGCGGCATCGACTTCGACCCCTACGACGAGCGCGCCCGCGACGTCGTCGCCCGCTACCTGCACGCCATGCGGCCGCTGATCGAGCAGTACTGGACCATGGGCGAGGACCTGGGCCTGCGGCAGGACGTCATCGACGGCGTCATCGCCGAAATCGGCCTGCTCAGCCCCGTCCAGGCCATCTACCCGCTGCTCGAAGACCGCGAAGAGGCCACGGCCCGGCTGGCGGACGCGCTCCGGATGGAGGTCGGCGGCCTCGGGCTCGACGAGCTGGTCGGCGGCCTCGGCGTCGCGCAGGCCACGCTCACCGGGCTCGAAATGCTCGGCCTGGAGAACCAGCCGAACCGGGTCGTGCTCCAGGGCTTCGGCGCGATGGGCGGCGCCACCGCGCGCTTCCTCGCCGACGCCGGGTTGCGCGTCGTCGGCGTCTCGGACGTCCGCGGGGTCGTCGCGAACCCGGACGGGCTCGACGTCGAAAACCTGCTCCGGCACCGCGACCGCTTCGGCGGCATCGACCGCGACAACCTCAAGCCCGGCGACGAGCTCCTCCCGCCGGAAGCGTGGCTGGACGTGCCGTGCGAAGTCCTCGTCCCGGCCGCGATCTCCTACTGCGTCGACGCCGACAACCAGGCCAAGATCGGCGCCCAGCTGATCGTCGAGGCCGCGAACCTGCCGGTCACCCCGGACGCCGAAGAACTCCTCGACGCCCGCGGCATCCGCGTGATCCCGGACTTCGTCGCCAACTCGGCGACCAACTCGTGGTGGTGGTGGACGCTGTTCGGCGACGTCGGCGCGGACGCCGAGGAGGCCTTCGGCAAGGTCCGCGCCCGGATGCGCGCCCTGGTGACCAGCATGTTCGAGGTCGCCACCCTGGACGGGCTGAGCCTGCGCGCCGCCGCGCTGCAGCTGTCGGAGAAGAACCTCGAAGCCATCCAGGCCCGCTTCGGGTGA
- a CDS encoding DUF11 domain-containing protein produces the protein MAALATAFIAIAPAAQADTPTSSVEVSPTTVLPGQTFTVTQTIHNDRDFTVTFAKGAIYGTPTAITDVVDVVSCTNTTAVGCFQAGSSYRAAFGDLEAGGTKTTVWTLRVKDTAAPGSFTLQHQFVGDNYSFETFDGPVITIGNPVTNADIKVALGATGHGGLNARIDYTLTVTNNGPSAATGIRVVATYPAGLSFASGNGCVRVGTTRTVNCDVASLASGASATPKFSVNGGLLALGSYTTTAARTASSPADPNPANDSASKTCSALTGLIVSC, from the coding sequence GTGGCCGCACTGGCCACGGCGTTCATCGCAATCGCCCCCGCCGCGCAGGCGGACACCCCCACCAGTTCCGTCGAAGTCAGTCCCACCACGGTACTTCCGGGGCAGACATTCACCGTCACGCAAACCATTCACAACGACCGCGATTTCACGGTGACTTTCGCGAAGGGCGCCATTTACGGCACGCCGACCGCGATCACCGACGTCGTCGACGTCGTTTCCTGCACCAACACGACGGCGGTCGGCTGCTTCCAGGCCGGCAGCAGTTACCGTGCCGCGTTCGGCGACCTCGAGGCCGGCGGCACGAAGACCACGGTGTGGACCCTGCGCGTCAAGGACACCGCGGCACCCGGGTCGTTCACGCTGCAGCACCAGTTCGTCGGTGACAACTACTCGTTCGAGACCTTCGACGGCCCGGTCATCACGATCGGCAACCCGGTGACCAACGCCGACATCAAGGTCGCGCTGGGCGCCACCGGGCACGGCGGGCTGAACGCGCGCATCGACTACACGCTCACGGTGACGAACAACGGCCCGTCCGCGGCGACCGGAATCCGGGTCGTGGCCACGTATCCGGCCGGCCTGTCGTTCGCCAGCGGCAACGGCTGCGTCCGCGTCGGCACCACCCGCACCGTGAACTGTGACGTCGCTTCGCTGGCCAGCGGCGCTTCGGCGACGCCGAAGTTCTCGGTGAACGGCGGCCTGCTCGCACTCGGTTCGTACACCACGACGGCGGCCCGGACGGCGAGCTCGCCCGCGGATCCCAACCCCGCCAACGACAGCGCGTCGAAGACGTGCTCGGCGCTCACCGGGCTCATCGTGTCCTGCTGA
- a CDS encoding TetR/AcrR family transcriptional regulator — protein sequence MMRKAVAMRREEIVRAALAQIRLRGIAGVRAADVAHSLDVSTALIFYHFGTLETLVIEAFRQAAEHELAKLNDALGKSGPADKRLRAVLGLYGPSKHDNWQLWIEAGAAAMRDSALRAVLQRLDLRWRDAVVALIAEGVGAGTFRCPDPHGAAWRLTALLDGLAVQVVARQGTVTTGDCARWVEQAMAYELGC from the coding sequence ATGATGCGGAAGGCGGTTGCCATGCGGCGCGAGGAAATCGTGCGGGCCGCTCTCGCCCAGATCCGCCTCCGGGGCATCGCCGGCGTGCGGGCCGCCGATGTCGCCCACTCACTCGATGTCAGCACCGCGCTGATCTTCTACCACTTCGGGACCCTCGAAACGCTCGTCATCGAAGCCTTCCGGCAGGCCGCCGAACACGAACTGGCCAAGCTGAACGACGCGCTCGGCAAAAGCGGGCCCGCCGACAAACGACTTCGCGCCGTCCTCGGCCTGTACGGGCCCAGCAAGCACGACAACTGGCAGCTCTGGATCGAAGCCGGCGCCGCGGCCATGCGCGACTCCGCCCTGCGGGCCGTGCTGCAACGCCTCGACCTGCGGTGGCGGGACGCCGTTGTCGCGCTGATCGCGGAGGGTGTCGGGGCCGGGACCTTCCGGTGCCCCGATCCGCACGGCGCCGCCTGGCGGCTGACCGCCCTGCTCGACGGGCTCGCCGTCCAGGTCGTCGCGCGGCAGGGCACCGTCACCACCGGGGACTGCGCGCGGTGGGTCGAGCAGGCGATGGCGTACGAGCTCGGATGTTGA